In the genome of Neovison vison isolate M4711 chromosome 4, ASM_NN_V1, whole genome shotgun sequence, the window ACAAATGCAGGAGTTTGGTGTAAATTTTTCCTTGATGCCCACTGAGAGAATGCAAGACCATTCACAGTCATGTGATAGAGATGACCATTCCCATTCATTTGACTCAAGTGATCTACCAATATACTCAGTTGGCCCATCTGAAAACTTTAGGCATCAGCAAGAGGACTTGAGGCAACTGGACAATTTCAGGCAAACCCAGGCGGATTTCCGACAGCTTGATAGGAGCCTTCCAGAAGACTTTAGGCATTCCCCAGAGGACTTCAGGCACTCCCCAGATGACTTTAGGCGCCCTCGGGAGGAACACTTCAGGCGGCCCCTTGAGGATTTCAGGCACCCTTGGGAGGAGGATTTTAGGTACCCTCGGGAGGAGGACTTCAGGTACCCTAGAGAGGAGGACTGGAGGCGGCCACCTGAGGAGGATTTCAGACGGCCTCCCAAGGAGGACTTCAGGCGACCCCCTGAGGAGGACTGGAGACGGCCCCCGGAGGAGGACTGGAGGAGACCCCCAGAGGGAGACTTTAGGCGGCCACCTGAAGAGGACTGGAGGCGGCCTCCTGAGGAAGACTTCAGGCGGCTTCCTCAAGGGGAATGGAGACGACCACCCGAAGAGGACTTCAGACGACCTCTTGAGGAGGACTTCAGGCAGCCCCCTGAGGAGGATTTCAGGCGACTTCCAGGGGAAGACTTCAGGCGACCTCCCGAGGAGGATTTCAGGCGTTCTCCCGAGGAGGATTTCAGGCGTTCTCCCGAGGAGGATTTCAGGCGACCACCCCCCGAACACTTCAGACGGCCGCCCCCGGAGCACCTAAGGCGGCCGCCCCCGGAGCATTTCAGGCGGCCGCCGCCGGAGCACTTCCGTCGGCCGCCCCCGGAGCACTTCCGCCGGCCGCCGCCGGAGCACTTCCGCCGGCCGCCCCAGGAGCATTTCCGCCGGCCGCCCCAGGAACATTTCAGGCGCCCCCGAGAGGAAGATTTCAGGCACCCACCGGATGAAGATTTCGGAGGCCCTCCTGATGAAGACTTTAGGCATCCTCCTGAGGAGGACTTCAGGAGCCCCCAGGAGGAAGATTTTAGATGCCCTTCTGATGAGGACTTCAGGCGGCTCCCGGAGGAAGACCTCAGGGAACCTCCAGAGGAGGACCCTAGACTTCCTGACAGTTTTAGACCTCCTGGTGAGGAGTTTAGGAACCCACCTGATGACTTTAGAAGTCATCGCCCTTTAGTGAATTTTGGTCGCCCAGAAGGTGGCAAGTTTGATTTTGGAAAGCGCAGTATGGGAAGTTTTCCTGAGGGGAGATTTATGCCTGATCCAAAATTAAATTGTAGTTCAGGTAGAGTAACACCTATCAAGATAATGAATCTTCCATTTAAAGCTAATGTTAATGAAATTCTAGACTTTTTCCATGGTTATAGAATCATACCTGATTCAGTTTCGATACAGTATAATGAGCAAGGATTACCTACAGGGGAAGCCATTGTTGCTATGATAAACTATAATGAAGCTATGGCTGCtattaaagatctaaatgatAGGCCAGTTGGCCCTCGCAAAGTTAAGTTAATTTTGCTCTAGAGAGCATTTCTAAATTCATAGTTACTTCCCCACAGTATTGATGCAGTAAAATGCACtcgtttttttttaagtgtttatttttaatgatctaaTGAAAAGGAACATTTTAGTTTGACTTGTGAGTagaacaaatgtaaatattagaATGTgaatctagttttcttttgcttgCAAACTGCCACTCTTTCTCATTTACAATtatatatggctttttttttttttttttggacagtggGGGAGAAAATTACAAGTGCATTAATTTTTGTTGATGTCATGGGTAAACCTCAAAACTTGTATAGTAGAGCTGTATTTGGGGaagataaattttatattcaCTTTTCGTTTTCCGTCTGTAGTCTACATCTTATACTGTATAAGGAAACGGTCAGTGACTGATTGTTCAGGTTTAGCATTTTTATTGCTATTTGCCTGCAGAATTAATGCCCTCTTCTTTGTCCAAGACATTACTGTGTTAGCCTCCCGTTAATTATAAATAGTTGAAAATAGACAGACTGTGAATTTGAAGTTTACTTATGTAAAAAGTTTAGGAGATTCTTGAAGTTTTCATGTTCATAACTTTgcaaagttttataaaaataaaatattgcaaatGTATAGACCACTAATTAACTTTACTTGTattcataaaaaaaattacagcttcTTCTGTGAAGTTCTCAATAGCTATCTTAGTATTTATGATAGAATGGACCAAACATCCTATAATAATAGCATAGAGAGCTATGTGTAGATCTGTGGTTTCCTCTACATTTCATCAACCAAACTGCTAAGTTTTACTCAAAATACTTAGAAGACAAAAAGTAACTGTAGCTATAAAGGACATTCAGGCTTCTGCTGGGAAGAATCTTGATAAATGGATATAGTTTGTTTTTAGgaagaattttagaatttagtCCTTtagtaggttgttttttttttttttttggtagtttttattaggttctcatttttaaatttcaagactTTGAATCCAAAGACTCAATAACTAAATATAATCAGACTTTAATGAGACTGAATTTTGACTTCTTCGGTATTTAGTGTGGGCGTTTATATTATAAACACTGGATTTGGCTTTTTTTAATAGCCCACAATATATTAATGGCTAACATTTATTAGGTACTTACTGTATGTTAGGCAGTGAAAGTGCTTTACGTGCATAATCTCAGTTTAAATATTCCCTAGGAAGGATGGACTATTATATCTATTTCAGCAAGTGAGATAATGAAGTTtagaggttaggtaacttgcctaaagtcatAGCTAGTAAATCATGGAGCTAATTTCAACCCAGACCACTGACTCCAGTTCATGCTCTTAACACTTTTGCCTACTAACTTTAAGTGGTACTTCTAATTTTAGTAAGATCATGCTGAAGATATTTTGAAGAGTAAACCAGTATTTTCTTTAcacattgctgctttaaaaatagcattaaaaacaaaattagtatGCTCATTGTTCATAAAAGACAAACtaactttaaaagtttttatgtaTCCAGGGCTTCTCTTGGATAGTAACATTAGATATTGACTTctaattaaaaattgtttatcaAATATGATTTGGCTTTGGCCTTTTAGTTTACATAAAACCAGGTTAATTTTTCTCAGTTCTGTGATCCAgaggtttcctatttcttcttatttcctgAGCAAGtaagaataaaatttgaatttacaTATGGTAGTTTAGTCACTTAATAATAGGATATAGCAGAAGTAGAATACTTTGTCAGCATTAGCTATTTACTACCATTTTGGATGAATCTTCAGTGATTTAAGAAGTCTAAACTTCTTAAACTCAGGTTTCTGTGTGTTTAATTCTAGTGAATGTAACTTCTAGTAGAATGAATAAACTGGTAATTTGGTTTGAAAAAGCACATCAGTATGGCTCTTTAaactattaaatttataaatagctAGAATGATAAATTAGTAAACTAAACATGATCAAAATaggaagaaattatatttttgaatGCTCAGATTATATAGATGAATCAGTCAGTCTTGGGGGAATGTATGGAAGACTTTAAAatacttctcaaataaatatcagTAAGAACTAAGATGAAGCCTAACAGTGAAATACCCCATAATATGGGCTGGTAGTAAATAAAAGGTCAACAGTAGTAAACACAAGCTTTGTATTTTGATTGTAAAAGAAATGAATTGATAGGAACAGTTAACGTTACCCCATAATCATTTAgttcataacttttaaaaattaaaaattacagaaaactgGCTTCTACTGGTTGGGAACCATTTTTGCATATCTTTTCCCAACTCCGCTTTCAGTGGTATATTAGTGTCTTAAATGGGCCATGGTAGGAGTTCTGATGCCACGGAAGTTGGCAAATGCAACAAATCAGGGCATTTTCCATGTTGGAGAGCCAGTTTACCAAGCACACCACCGATTTCAAACACATAGAATACTGTGCTAAGTTCTTACACACCCACTGATACAGTTTACCTTGAACCACCTGGGTTTGAACTGCAAATACCACTTAAACGTAGAATTTTTTCGATAAATATGGTGTAACACTAGGTATTTCCTATGATTTTAATGATACTTTGTTTTCTCTAGctgactttattgtaagaatacaatatataatacacaaaatACACGTTGATTAACTGTTAACTGTTAAGGCCTTTGATCAAGAGTAGGCTATTAAGTTtggggggaatcaaaagttaGGTGGATTTCAACTGCACAGAGGTCAGCACCCCTGACCCTGGCATAGTTCAAATATCAGCCGGTTTTGCCTCCTCTTTCCTACTCCTAGATATATCAGGTACACTAAGAGCATACTGGTTCTCCAGCTAAATAtccagtggcatttttttttttttaatccagtggCATTTTAATTATCTTAAAGCCAGACGTTTTTGTCAGAAGGTATCTGGGAAATACAGTTTATGtctagaaagtaaaaataattccatAAACAAACAGGTAGTTAATCATTACATTGGGAGTACACTTTTATCACTTACTGAGAATACTGTAGAGCAGTGGCTCTTGGTTAACGTATCACCTATTTAGTGACCCCATTACCTCCATCTTTGtattaaatgttagttattactGAGCTGCATTAGATACTACATATTTATGatctataattataaattaactaTCATTTATTCTCAATAACCCTAATAAACTTATTTTGGAGAGAAGAAATGGAGGCCTATATGGACCATTTACCCCCAAAGTTAGGTTAggttacctgttttttttttttttacaaggaagCTGAAAGAGGTTTTACGTTTTTAAAGGTGGTtacatttgtatgtgtgtgtgtgagagagagagtaaagcaatagaagtttattaaagtgaagatacagaaaaagctctcaagagtgaGAGGTGTCCCAACAGGATTGCCTCTTCTATAGAAAGATAACCAGGGACCTTGGATCTTTTTTTAACATCTCATTGATAACACCTTCAgtggcttacttcctttttaggggCTTATTTTTTTTGTTGGTCACAGGTGATTATCATAAAAGACATCCACCCTAACCACCTATGGTATAAAGGTGGTTACATTCTAAATGATTACAGAAGTACCTATGTAATAGCGTTGATTGTGTTTTCTCAGCACACAAATACTTCAgccttttaagaaaaagtttgccaacctaaATCTGATCTACAGGAAACTTAATTTTACATTGCTGGAAGTATTATGTATAGtaatcccctttttttttttttttttttgagatttttttcattagcaggagcggggaggaagggcagagggaaagggagaagcagactccaagcaggcaccaagcaaggagcctgatgcgggacttggatcccagaactctgggatcgtgacctgagccacaggcagacgcttaaccgactgagccacacaggtgccctagaATATTTctttcaagtaggcagagaattcATTTTATATCAGAACTATTTGCTGACTGCTTTATGTATCAGGCACTATTTTAACTTTATAGAGCAACTAATGCTCAAGAGACAGGAGTTGCTATTACAAACAAGAAATACTATAACTTTCTTATTCCTCCCAGCTACAACACCACAGTTgcataccaaaaaaataaaaatgcaatagcTTGAGTGTCTTAATTCATTtaggttttaaaacattttgaatattttgtttaaaaagtacTTAAGTAATTTTATCACTTAGGACTATTCTCAGGAAGCAATGTTTTGTTAAGAACAGAACCATGAATAACAAAGTCAAAAAGCTTTCTGTAAAGTCTTTATTTGTCTGTTATGAATAATTGTTTTTTGTGTTATcccaaatgatttaaaaatttcattatttttatatgccTGACTAGTATCCATGAAATATCAAAAGTGCAGTCCCCGTCCAAAGAAACAAATGGGCATACTGAAAGGCTCTGATTAAATTGTTTTCAGGAATAAAAATAACTCTATCCTCTTTCATTAATTAGATGGTGGCTTGGTTTAATGATTTTCCATGATGTTTTCTTAGCAACATTCTACCAAATTACAGCTTTCCAAAAGTTGCAGTTTTGTGTATAATTCTGTATGATAGCATTTTCATTCTGAAACCCGAATCAGGCTGAATGTAGCTTTCTTGGTcaatctaaaatttataaattttcacCTAAAATTTAAGACACTGATATCCTAGTGcctattacctttttttttttaaagattttatttatttatttgacagagagagatgtgcCTATTACCTTTAATCAGAAGTAATAACACTCTTGTTGAAAAGTAAATTATCAAACAATGAAACTTAAGATTATAGTAAAagtgaaaaagaggaaaggaaaaagacccttgtcttttttattaaggCTTTATGGAATAGAATTTGTATTTAATCAGAATGACTAAAGACCCTTTTTTGGCaatgaaagcaaaagaaacaagtcAAATTGTTAGATCTCTTGTTTTTTGTCAC includes:
- the RBM12B gene encoding RNA-binding protein 12B is translated as MAVVIRLLGLPFIAGPVDIRHFFTGLTIPDGGVHIIGGEIGEAFIIFATDEDARRAISRSGGFIKDSSVELFLSSKAEMQKTIEMKRTDRIGRERPGSGASGAGSLSNFVEAIKEEASNSGYGSPINQDAGFHTNGTGHGDLRPRKTRPLKAENPYLFLRGLPYLVNEDDVRVFFSGLCVDGVIFLKHHDGRNNGDAIVKFASCIDASGGLKCHRSFMGSRFIEVMQGSEQQWIEFGGNVIKEVDIPVRTEEHSPPRGINDRHFRKRSHSKSPRRTRSRSPLGFYVHLKNLSLSINKRDLRNFFRDTDLTNEQIRFLYKDERRTRYAFVMFKTLKDYNTALGLHKTVLQYRPVHIDPISRKQMLKFIECYEKKRPVSIEKERLGHISQKYPQEGYPGQKLCIYIRNFPFDVTKVEVQKFFADFSLGEEDIYLLYDDKGVGLGEALVKFKTEEQAMKAERLNRRRFLGTEVLLRLISEAQMQEFGVNFSLMPTERMQDHSQSCDRDDHSHSFDSSDLPIYSVGPSENFRHQQEDLRQLDNFRQTQADFRQLDRSLPEDFRHSPEDFRHSPDDFRRPREEHFRRPLEDFRHPWEEDFRYPREEDFRYPREEDWRRPPEEDFRRPPKEDFRRPPEEDWRRPPEEDWRRPPEGDFRRPPEEDWRRPPEEDFRRLPQGEWRRPPEEDFRRPLEEDFRQPPEEDFRRLPGEDFRRPPEEDFRRSPEEDFRRSPEEDFRRPPPEHFRRPPPEHLRRPPPEHFRRPPPEHFRRPPPEHFRRPPPEHFRRPPQEHFRRPPQEHFRRPREEDFRHPPDEDFGGPPDEDFRHPPEEDFRSPQEEDFRCPSDEDFRRLPEEDLREPPEEDPRLPDSFRPPGEEFRNPPDDFRSHRPLVNFGRPEGGKFDFGKRSMGSFPEGRFMPDPKLNCSSGRVTPIKIMNLPFKANVNEILDFFHGYRIIPDSVSIQYNEQGLPTGEAIVAMINYNEAMAAIKDLNDRPVGPRKVKLILL